Proteins encoded together in one Lathyrus oleraceus cultivar Zhongwan6 chromosome 5, CAAS_Psat_ZW6_1.0, whole genome shotgun sequence window:
- the LOC127079395 gene encoding uncharacterized protein LOC127079395, protein MCSVKLKQNPSSKKSRVSGFKNNTDDGKVINDVVPLKMIIPEDSSIIKAKATTSKKKKVSNPISLSKNKSSDRIIGKDNKDITKTTQAVESNCIFSMQADIHVGKNVEPIITPQGKVDEDQGRKRKENNQNVVGDDIPISQIIKRIRDDTNKKIKDDEEEIESDEGPMIAMTISSKIREKKKDKVITRETSMNESKKNAKIFKAKNSTTKNTPKKTLKRKLVVFSESEYDDEAYILDIVPSTKKNIGGKKIYANIPDAPLDNMSFYTERNAKKWKLVCQRRITVERELSKDTIEGEILKLLREYSLIKTVYNIRSCYEKLIMEFIVNISPECNKEGTEDFRKVYVRIHRVKFSLEVINESLGRSELTGTDEVP, encoded by the coding sequence ATGTGTAGTGTCAAATTGAAACAAAACCCCTCCTCAAAGAAATCTAGGGTTTCAGGATTCAAAAACAATACTGATGATGGGAAGGTGATTAACGATGTTGTACCTCTCAAAATGATTATTCCAGAAGATAGCTCTATAATCAAAGCTAAGGCAACTACCTCAAAGAAAAAGAAGGTCTCCAATCCTATAAGCCTTTCTAAAAACAAATCATCTGATAGAATTATAGGAAAAGACAACAAGGATATAACTAAAACTACTCAGGCTGTGGAATCTAATTGCATATTTAGCATGCAAGCTGATATACATGTTGGAAAAAATGTTGAACCCATAATAACACCTCAAGGAAAAGTTGATGAAGATCAAGGaaggaaaaggaaagaaaacaaTCAGAATGTAGTTGGTGACGACATTCCAATTTCTCAAATAATCAAGAGGATTCGTGATGATACCAATAAAAAAATAAAGGATGATGAAGAAGAAATAGAATCAGATGAAGGTCCTATGATCGCAATGACTATTTCCTCAAAGATCAGAGAGAAGAAGAAAGATAAGGTTATTACAAGAGAAACTTCTATGAATGAATCTAAAAAGAATGCCAAGATATTTAAAGCAAAGAATAGTACGACAAAAAATACTCCTAAGAAGACTCTCAAGAGGAAACTAGTTGTCTTTAGTGAATCTGAGTATGATGATGAAGCATATATTCTAGATATCGTTCCCTCCACTAAGAAAAATATAGGTGGAAAGAAAATTTATGCTAACATTCCTGACGCTCCTCTTGACAACATGTCCTTTTATACTGAAAGGAATGCCAAAAAATGGAAATTGGTTTGTCAAAGAAGGATTACTGTTGAAAGGGAGCTGAGTAAGGATACAATAGAGGGTGAAATTCTTAAACTCCTCAGGGAATATAGTTTAATAAAGACCGTGTATAACATTAGATCATGCTATGAGAAGCTGATTATGGAGTTCATTGTTAATATTTCTCCTGAGTGCAATAAGGAAGGGACTGAAGATTTCAGAAAAGTGTATGTTCGTATACATCGTGTAAAGTTCTCCCTAGAAGTCATCAATGAATCTCTAGGAAGAAGT